A single window of Desulfovibrio sp. G11 DNA harbors:
- the trbL gene encoding P-type conjugative transfer protein TrbL codes for MRINKKYFFIFLLLFIVIGNFQEAQAANGTAVSQIVNMFHGELSRYESVMLKYAKIIFYWCAVFEVAWLGVKMTLGNSDMRETIKNFCFVLLAAGFFLAVINNYHTWTWNVINGLKSIAGEATNIVNASDKPFTIGLNLAEGLLTKTSYLTPIDSLTYILAGMAILFCFTLITLQIILIKCECIVAMCASSILLGLGATSFFRDYAINVLRYILSVGFKLMTMYLVLGIGINFLSQLQIEENWMQIGVTISFCVIFYCLVKTLPDVVAGIINGSHVSTGNALTSTVTAMGAGLAGLGMAAGSGMANLGRAAQAAKAQGAQGVGGMLKGTASNLWNATREASHNRGQRNSTVASSLRERIEAARLEASKGQNKGH; via the coding sequence ATGAGAATCAATAAAAAGTATTTTTTCATTTTCCTACTCCTCTTTATTGTTATTGGTAATTTTCAAGAAGCTCAGGCCGCTAATGGTACAGCAGTATCACAAATCGTCAATATGTTTCATGGCGAATTGTCCAGATATGAATCCGTCATGCTCAAGTATGCCAAGATTATTTTCTATTGGTGCGCAGTCTTTGAAGTAGCCTGGCTTGGCGTAAAAATGACTCTGGGTAATTCTGATATGCGCGAAACAATCAAAAATTTCTGCTTCGTGTTGCTGGCTGCCGGCTTTTTCCTTGCAGTCATCAACAACTACCATACATGGACATGGAACGTCATCAATGGGTTAAAGTCAATAGCTGGAGAAGCAACAAATATTGTGAATGCTTCAGACAAGCCATTTACTATCGGGCTGAATTTAGCAGAAGGATTATTAACAAAAACAAGTTATTTAACACCAATAGACTCATTGACATATATTTTGGCAGGCATGGCGATCCTTTTTTGTTTTACGCTCATCACTTTGCAAATAATCCTCATTAAATGTGAATGCATTGTTGCCATGTGCGCGTCGTCCATTCTTCTTGGCCTTGGAGCAACATCATTTTTCCGTGATTACGCAATAAACGTATTGAGATATATACTATCTGTAGGATTTAAATTGATGACTATGTATCTTGTATTAGGCATAGGAATAAACTTTCTTTCTCAGCTTCAAATAGAAGAGAACTGGATGCAGATCGGCGTCACCATTTCTTTCTGCGTCATTTTCTACTGCCTTGTCAAAACTCTCCCCGATGTAGTGGCCGGAATTATCAATGGTTCACACGTCAGCACGGGCAATGCTCTTACTTCCACAGTTACAGCGATGGGCGCCGGCCTTGCCGGGCTGGGCATGGCAGCTGGCTCTGGCATGGCCAATCTAGGGCGTGCGGCGCAAGCTGCAAAGGCCCAGGGCGCGCAAGGCGTGGGCGGTATGCTCAAGGGCACGGCAAGCAACCTCTGGAACGCCACCCGTGAAGCCAGCCACAACAGAGGGCAGCGTAACAGCACCGTTGCTTCGTCGTTGCGAGAGAGGATCGAGGCCGCTCGCCTGGAAGCATCTAAAGGTCAGAACAAAGGGCACTAA
- a CDS encoding type IV secretion system protein, with amino-acid sequence MSLFRKKVKTDAPASTPKPTDGHNPYLNARQEWLERYGSYISRAAQWRMTAFIVLMLLGVSITGNVIQANQVKTIPYIIEVDQLGKSAVTARADQARATPLRLIQAEIAACITNWRTVTADIELQKQMIQRLSFFVAGSAKGVLKEWFTTNNPYEIAKAGKLVHVEIKSLPLPVSADSYRVEWTETVRAHSGVALESHSYEATVGVQINPPTSEAVLLHNPGGVYVTSLSASRVFKNWPGPSPAQAQ; translated from the coding sequence ATGAGCCTGTTCAGGAAGAAAGTAAAAACCGACGCCCCCGCGTCCACACCCAAGCCCACAGACGGCCATAACCCCTACCTCAATGCCCGCCAGGAATGGCTGGAACGCTACGGCTCGTACATCAGCCGTGCGGCGCAATGGCGCATGACGGCCTTCATCGTCCTGATGCTTCTGGGGGTTTCCATCACAGGCAATGTGATTCAGGCCAACCAGGTCAAAACCATTCCGTACATTATTGAGGTGGATCAGCTGGGCAAGTCCGCTGTGACTGCCCGCGCAGACCAGGCACGCGCTACTCCCCTGCGGCTGATCCAGGCGGAAATTGCCGCTTGCATAACGAACTGGCGCACTGTCACCGCGGACATAGAGCTTCAGAAGCAGATGATCCAGCGCCTGAGCTTTTTTGTGGCCGGCAGTGCCAAGGGTGTGCTGAAGGAATGGTTTACTACCAACAACCCCTATGAAATCGCCAAGGCCGGAAAACTGGTCCATGTGGAAATCAAAAGTCTGCCCTTGCCCGTAAGTGCGGATTCCTACCGAGTGGAATGGACGGAAACCGTCCGTGCCCATTCCGGTGTAGCTTTGGAAAGCCATTCTTACGAGGCTACGGTCGGAGTTCAGATCAACCCTCCCACATCGGAAGCCGTGCTGCTGCACAATCCCGGCGGCGTGTACGTCACAAGCCTGTCGGCCAGTCGTGTTTTCAAAAACTGGCCTGGCCCGTCTCCGGCTCAGGCGCAATAG
- the trbG gene encoding P-type conjugative transfer protein TrbG, which yields MRRGFAVFLLLACCLVSGVRANAAPAGQSAPELPPDFLNMPDFLSNDTVPLSKRERQSLSLTRDWAGRGPAPVLSHSGKLTYVHGASLPTILASPMQVCDVELQPGEKVNEVIVGDSARWMVETGTAGNTTHLFIKPVDAGLETTAVVTTDRRVYHLRLISQRSGHTPYVGFVYADAMKLQLAEKKAAREQEIQRNTATIEGKEVDISGLNFNFEVKGKASWRPERVFDDGQKIYIHLPRKTTEMPVLLAKKNGENVLVNYRVDGKTLVVDGLFDNISLLLGVGSKKEEVRIIRKVQ from the coding sequence ATGAGAAGAGGTTTTGCCGTTTTCCTGCTGTTGGCCTGCTGCCTTGTCTCTGGCGTCAGAGCGAACGCGGCCCCCGCGGGACAAAGCGCTCCGGAACTGCCGCCGGACTTTCTGAATATGCCGGATTTTTTGAGCAATGACACTGTACCGTTGAGCAAACGCGAACGTCAGTCTCTCAGCCTTACCCGCGATTGGGCTGGGCGGGGTCCGGCTCCGGTGCTCTCGCACTCCGGCAAGCTGACCTATGTACACGGTGCATCTCTGCCCACCATTTTGGCCAGCCCCATGCAAGTCTGCGATGTGGAACTCCAGCCCGGGGAGAAGGTCAATGAAGTTATCGTTGGCGATTCCGCGCGCTGGATGGTGGAGACAGGTACGGCCGGCAATACTACACACCTCTTCATCAAGCCCGTGGACGCCGGTCTTGAGACAACAGCCGTGGTCACTACGGACCGCCGGGTTTATCATTTGCGGCTGATTTCCCAGCGCTCCGGCCATACTCCGTATGTGGGTTTTGTCTATGCCGATGCCATGAAGCTCCAGCTTGCGGAAAAGAAGGCCGCCAGAGAACAGGAAATCCAGCGCAATACGGCCACCATTGAGGGGAAAGAGGTCGATATCTCCGGCCTGAATTTCAATTTCGAGGTGAAAGGCAAGGCTTCCTGGAGGCCTGAGCGGGTCTTTGACGACGGGCAGAAGATTTATATCCACCTGCCGCGCAAAACAACGGAAATGCCCGTGTTGCTGGCCAAAAAGAATGGAGAAAACGTCCTGGTCAACTACCGAGTGGACGGCAAGACTCTGGTTGTAGACGGTCTGTTTGACAATATTTCCCTTCTGTTGGGCGTGGGTTCCAAAAAAGAAGAAGTGCGGATCATCAGGAAGGTTCA